ataatacataaagttcatacataaagatcatacaacacttaaatgcaacaaacaaataactctctagctgaagaatttaaatgcaacaacaaatgcgatcaagatcgcaactaaggtaacaattgatccaacagcataatgataccaagcctcactatgaatggcatattttctaatctttctaatcttcaagcgcattttctccatcttaatcttgtgatcatcgacgacatcggcaacatgcaactccaattccatcttctccccctcaattcttttcaatttttccttcaaatcctcgttttctctttcaactaaatttaacctctcgacaatagggtcggttggaatttccggttcaactacctcctacatacaaatatctatgtcaacttgatgggcataatttgtcataaacacgaaatgcaatgaatagttttaaaagagaatataccacatccgaatcataacccggacgagggccgacggggacggatatcaaaaccatggcactatgtataacaaacaacgtatgggtaagataattatacgagtaactatatatccaaatcacacaaacatcaattttttatataaaacttcatgaacaagaggctcaccacaaggtggtgccggcgacgggacgttgcaggcgatcgacggtggttacaacggagatttagaaggcactaagtaaaccacacctacatatgcaaactaagtgttatttttgacctcaaattgcatataaatcaaatactggcacatatatataattcctcccaaattactaaactcaaaaatcaatcactatataaagcattgcacgagctaatctagcaatgagagatgaaaggacaaagttgctaacctttgtgatcatttgaatggatggggcccttcaaatcttgacaaaatttgggcaaaatgtgtgatgagcttgagaggaagagggaaaagaacataaaggagaggggaaaggggaagaacagagcgagctcgggtggacgaggggtctatgtaggatgacctttagtaccggttcgtgatatgacccggtactaaaggtgctggaggggccccgaactgacaacatcctgccaccactcactttagtaccggttcgtggcacgaaccggtgctaaaggttcgccacgaaccggtactaatgatgtccacccgcctagccgttggaaccggcactaatggacacattagtgccggctcaaattcaaaccggcactaatgtgcttcacatttgacccttttctactagtggatccataacactggaagtagtcttcggttcaTCGGATAATTTCcgtagcgaagacttgatctttgacatcgtcccttccGTATTGCTAGGACGGTCCACTTCATAAATCTGTTTTCTGTTgaaatctaaaaaagttcaaaaaatacaTATGGATGCATACTATTTGGCTGTAAGGTTTTATGATGGAATACCTTTTGATGTGAGACACACTCAAGGAAGAAAGTCATATATTTCAAGAGAAACAAATAAGCCAAAGCAATAGTGTTCCCTCATAGGCTCAAAAATTGTCTTATACTGGTTACAATAGATCTAATACAACTAATGACATAACAAAGACCATACATGATCACAACTAATCATGTTTAATAGAGAGCATATAACACCAAGCAGGACTGTTGATGAGTTGGGGTGTTGCACTGAATTCCATCTTTATCTattttatccctctagatcattgAATGTAGCTTAAaatacaaggtacatgaacaatccttAGAGGCTTAATGATGTAGTCCTCATCTCCCCCATGCAAGCACCTAAATAAAAaaatggattttagtttgtataccTATATAGCAAATAGTTAACTAATGCAATACTTGGTAGTTTTGTGTTTACCCACTCCATAATTCTTTGAAGGATGACATCAGTGCATGTAATCACTACTCACTACTAGGATGTGCTTCGGCTTATGAGATTGCCAAATTCATAAATACAGAGTTGGTTATTACTTTGTAATGAATCACAATATTTACATGCACTTGAGTAAATATAGAGAAAAAAACCACAATTATGCTAAGATGAagattagaaatgtcccaaaaagtACATACCTTCACTTCTCAAAGAAAATTATAGCCAGTCATATATGGCATGCAGTATTCAGTGAAAATCAAGTCTACGTCATGTTTCTATATCCAAAGTTCATGATATGGAATATGTCAAAGATAGTAAGCAACAAAAGTACTTCAAGAAGCCTATAAGTTCTATAGTAAACAATATCAAAATATTGCATCCAATAATTCCAAGGCTTGCATGGGACCTTCCAGAGAAGTCACTAAAGTTGAAAATAATTAGGCGCATGTAAAGAAGTTTGGAGCAGAGGAAAATAATATAACTTCTTATGATATTTTGTATTCTATATATAGCTATTTAATATCACATTCCTATTATTGTATAGCTCAAGGTGTTCCTGATAAACATATAATATACTCCCTTTCTCCTATAACATAAGAACATTTTCTAAACTGTTTAAGCTTGAAAAACgtccttatattatgggatggagggagtaagtGTTTGTATCATATCCAAGGTATACCTGTATCAACATTCTCTATTGGCAAGAAAATTGTGTATATAAAACTTTAGGAAAATAAATCGTAGGGTGTTGCACAATGATTCTTACAATTCATAAGAACCACAATACCTTGAATGAGAAATAGCTTAGGACTCTCGATGCAACAAGGCCATCAACATGGGAATCATCCATGACGAGAACATGTGGACTTTCAATGCCATCATGCTAAACATAAAAGTTCTATATGTTACTAAACTTCGACGTAGGGTGGTTTGTCCCCTAGAAAAAGATATAGGGTGGTTTGTATGACAACGTATTGGATGAGTAAAAGCTACTGAATTGTCTTGTTTATATAGCAATTTGCATGTAGCTAATGATATCCCTAAGATAGAGAGCTAAGTAGTATTCATAAGATAGAGGACCAGGAAACACTAGATGGATATGGCTTTCATATCTTACATGACGACAATAAATTATAtcaactagtcgtcaacccgtgcagttGCACGGGCTAGTGTAGTTAATACAAATATGACATGAATATTAAGAAAGTACATTTATAGTTATTACTATGAAAGAAGCAGTTCTCATTTAGGCTCTCTATGCTTGTTTATTGAAACATCATTAATTCCAAGTGATGGGCAATGCTACCAATATTCCTTGGAAGTGCCTCATAGAATTTGCGATGGGCAAAGTGATGTTTAAATTATATCTCATTCCAAGTGACGAAGTTTAATCCAAAATTATAACTGTGAATAGTTTGCATTTGAATATATATACAGAGGGAAAGAAATCCGAGTACTGAAAGCAACAACAGAAATTCAATGGTTAGCTAAGCTCCAACGAAAATTAAGAATGAGACTATGGCTGTAAGCAGAGAACCATAAGATAAATTATTTCGAAGTAATTAAGCATTACCTTTTTCACGTCACAGCCATGTATTGCTTCGCCTTCTTGTCTATTCACATCAAGGTTTGAAGCCCTTGTTGCGACTGGTTCTAGCATGTACTTCCTTATTACACCTGCATTGTCCATGTCAAGTATTAGGTGAAGAGAACCGTGCATAAGCTTTGTGATATGGGATCTGTTTTCAGTTgtgctactatatatatatatcagtcgaTGCCTTTCATATGCATTGCGCATACTGAATGATATAAATATTTAGCATAGACAAATTATATCTCCAGTAATAATGGATGTAAGAAATCATATCTCTCTCACCCATGACCCCGAATAGAAGTGCATTAGAAAATCATTGTCCATAAAACAGTAACCTCTTATGAAAAAATCTGTATGTTATCTATTTTATGAGAAAATCATTGTCCATAAAAAAAGTAACCTATTATGAAAAAGCTGTATGTGGCAGATTAGTTTGTTCTTATCTTCCAGAATGAAGTAAAAATGTATTGTCAGCCAATTGTGTAGATATAATGGAGCTATTAATTAAATTTACGCCTAGTTAGTATCCACCAGCTCTTCATTTTCTTAGTATAGATACATGAGAGAAAATGCAGGTTTTCTTACCCTCTCCCTCCAGAGTTCCCTACTTGCTCAAAAGCTAAACTTTCTGCAAGGACAATTGCAGCCACAGTGACATGACATGATTTTTTTGTGCTAATATAAATTACAGAATGATTAGTTGAGAAATTCTTACTACCATGCAATGATTCCAAGACTGAAAAAAACATACACATTTATATGTGCTAAGACAAAGTAATATAGAACAATTAGATGAGCTGAAGAAACTTGCAGTGTACATGCAGCGTCCTTGATGAAGAAACTTGCAAGTGTTCGGTCCGCATACATTGACATCAGCCGTAGCTTATTGGCATGTGAGATCTTCTCCACCGCATGATACTCCTTGAAGTTCATTACACTTGCAGTGAAGAAAAAACCTAAACTACACATAACAAAAAACAAAGCTGGCCCAACCTACGCGTATGCAAACCATATTATAGTGTCCATACCAATatggatttccaaaaaaaaaaattaTTATCACCACGATTGCTCAATCCTGCATTGAAGTAGTAGTCCCAATCTATGATGAGTCCTCTCCTTTATCAAGATTAGAAAGAGGAGTAAATCTGAACGCAAAGTATGGAGAAGACCAACCTATCTAGCTGAAAGAGGAAACTTTCAAAAGGAAGCTTCTCTAACCTGGTGTATGCAATGATGTTACTTTTAAGTGAAGGAAATCCTGGTAGTGATCCCATGCTCAAGAATGATCTTAGTTTTGGACCAACAATCCTACTGCCCTTTCTGGGCTCTGTACCACATGATCGTTAGATACAGATGAACATCCATACGTTGCCTATGAGACACCTAACAACTGGTCAAACAACAACTTAAAGTTAGGTGTCTTACTGAACAACCGACTCGTATCCATCCAAGTGAGAGGCAAGGCATGGCCAGAACAACCCTGGAAGCAAAGCAATCAGATGCTTTACAAAGCCGTAAGAAACCTGAAAAGGGGATCTGTACCCATGAACTATTCAGGAATAGACTCTGAAAAAAAAACGAAATCTGATCCATGTATAATATGAGAAAACTAACTATTCTGGCTGCTGTTTGCTCTAGACCGTTCCTTGTAAATAGCCGATATCCTAATTCATCCAAGTATTGTTGGCAAGTGAAAAACAAAAAACTAACCAGGTTCTGCAGGAACTATAAATTTCTAGTTCAAAATTTTGTTAGTAGGTTGTAGAGTCACAACCATAAGTAATCTTCTTGTAGGTATATTTAATATATGTACACTACTTAAATATATAATGTCTCTTGCAGGATGCGGAATATTTGAAAAAGAAAATATGAATCAAACATATCTATACCTATACAAGGACGTGCGGATCAGAGTTGCAGGTGAGGGTGGGCTTAGTCCGGCAATGCCACCATCCCGCAGATCGCTGGTGCGGCAGGGATGACGGTCTAGCAAGGACATGGCCGATCAGAGTTGCAGGCGAGGGCGGGATCTGTGGCCGATCGGAGTTGCAGGCGAGGTTGGGATCCTTCGTGTGGTCAAAATCCTCCACGAGGGGTGTTGTCCCAATGGCGTGAGATTTGGTTCACGCTGTGTTTTTTCACGGGAAGAGGAAAATATGGTAGAGCAACATTGTGGGTCTTATCTCTTTAGGTTTCTTTATTATAATTGATACTAAACAAAACAATGTACGgttaatctacaccgtaataactcggCCCCACCAGATTATCGGCTCGTAAAATCTAATTAACGTCGGAATTTTTAGGAAGTctagaattagtataggtatagatagatagatagatagatagatagatagatagatagatagatagatgagtAGTAGTAAGATGTTCATGCCAATTCTTGCATTCGAAAAGCAAACATATCTTCCACGCGCAAGCGAATATATGTCCATACCGGCATCTATTTAATTTGACCATATAATTAACGCCCACGGTAGAGAACTAACGAACAAAAAAATGGATGTCATGTCTTACAGCTCGGCACACAAATATATCCGCGATGTGAGACCTTGATGTCATAGATCGAATGTATCTTGCATATTTGCACCTATAAAAAATGACCCTTAAATTCCCCTCTCTATGGGCTAGGCAGCATATCCACTCGCAATTTTCGGCCCATGGTGTGGACAAAACCCACCACAGACTCAGACCAAAGTAGAGATGCTTGTATACTACTCCCGCCATTCCATAATGCAGTGTGTGtcgattttttgaaaagtcaaactttgcaaatttTAACCAAGTTTATCAAGAAAACTCTTCAGATATACAATAtcaaatatataaaatatgaaactacatctTATGCTGAATCTAATGATACATGTTTGGTATTatagatgtaaatatttttctccacaaacttggtcaaagtttatgaagtttgacttttcaaaaaatctatatgCACAATATTATGGagcggagggagtatatagtaacTTGTGGTTGTCTAATGGTTTTCTTAACATACAGAACCGTTTACCACTAGTCCAATTTTCTGATCGTTGTATGTTACATCACAAGAAATGTTCATATCTTAATAAGGGCATTATCACAGCTAGACTTCCAAGTATGACAAGAAATGTTCACGGACACTCAAAGCAACAAATTTTATTCAACTCGTGGAAACTAATATACATAGGGCCCGTACGTGGTGTAAAAATACATGCATGCTACCGTAGACCGCAGTACCAATACGCATGCTACCCATGCATCTACTCAGTGCTTAGTGTAGAGCGTGACGTTGGTCCAACGCGACTCCATGCAGCTGGACTGGTCGTGGTGCTGCATGTACACCCCAAACTTGAAGTAGTAGGACTCGCTGGGGGTCACGCTGGTGCCGAACTTGTGCTTGCCGTCGATGTAGACGGCCACCGTCGATGCCCGGACGTCGTGCACCACGTTTAGGCGGAACCACCGGTTGTAGATGTCGGGTTCGACCACCGTCCCGCTGTAGAAGCGTAGGACACCATTGTAGACGTGCAACATCAGTATCGTCGAGTGCGCGGCGCCCTCCTGGTTGTGGATCTGCATCACCGATGCGCCGGAGGTCCCCGACGGCACGTAGCCGTAGCCCTCGAACTGCCACACCCCCGACGAGTAGTCGTGGCCCTGACAGATCGAGAACAATCCATTTATATTTCTATGTGCGAGACCATGCAATTCCGATTTGGAGGTAGCGCTGCTATAGATGTTGACGGACAGTGTGCTTACCCGGAGCTTCACTTCGGAGCGAGGGTTGGTGTGGGTGGCGGTGTTGATGGGCTTGTCGTTTCGGTGCACCCAGAACGTCCGCACCCCGTTGTGGTACTGGAACCGCTGGCTCTCCGGCACGTTGGACGGGCTCTGCACCTGGAAGTCGCCATCGGTGAGCTCCACCTTCTCGAAGCCGGCGGTGGGGTTCCGGCTACCGCCGCTGGCTGCCGCGAGGAACGTGCAGCCCATGCCCACGAGAAGCACTAGCCATGGACTTGTGAGGGAGGCCATTGTCGCACTATGCCATGTAAGGAGGAAGTAGCAAGCAAGCTGACTAGCTTGTTCAGATGGATGTGGGAGAAGATCGATCGAGTTGTGAGCTTAAATAGCTAGCACTTGGCCAGTTTAGCGATCGACGTTCAGTTGCTTGACGTGCACCCTATGTATATTATATACTTTCCATGCACTTCCGTACGTAGTAGGCTAACTAATGAACCCCTTTTCTCTTTTGGATTTGTGATTTGATATTCATCAGAGAACACAAGTGTGGAAAGCGAGCAACCACCCTCGGAACGTCAGGAACAGGGCTCATGCGGACAGCGATAGTCGGTTGGCGACAACATCGGTACGTCAGTGCACACCAAACATGCTGCAACATTGTGTCATTGTTGCGCCAATATATTGCGACTCTGTGATAATCTGTGCGCCTCTAATTTTCAATACGATGATTAATTTTTGCTACGATTAACTTGTGCCCTTTTGTAGAAGAGCTCGCACTAGCTAGCTCCACTATAGATCTCAAGTTTGTGTACTAGTATAAAATAAAATGATGTCTGTGTCACAGCTAAACTATATTTAAAATTATTGAAGCTAGCCACATAACTAGAATACTAGGCCCGTAAGGGATTCAATTACCtggtttttttgaacttttttttacTGCCCTTGTTTGAGCGACACGTGTGCATGGTGGTTTCACTATTGATTTTATCTTTTGCTTGGTGGGGTTGTTTAGGCACGTTTGGTTCTGTGCGCCGTTGCCATGACAGGTGTCCTTGTGAGGTTGACTGCCTATTCCATCGATGGACAAGTTGCCTTCTGGGCTTTTCTGGTGGGTCTCACGTTACCTTGAGCGGTGGTCTTTCAGATATTTTACTGAGTCTCCTCTCGCGCGAAGACTCGAGACGAGTGTGGTGCCACCGGTTGGCCGCCGTATATGCCTATAAAAGGGGTCTTCTCCTTCGTGGCGGTCGCTGCCTCGCCTCCTCGATCGCCTCCTCGCCCTACGGTCCCATCTACCCTAGCCTTTCAACTCCGATCTTTTGTCCGTGTGGAGCTGGTGGCAGGCgtacggccaaggagacgaagcaaCGGCGGCGTGCCACCGCCACCTCCGATGCACAGCAGCCACGGCACCACCGGCACAAGATTCGCTTGGGGAGCACAGCCGTCGAGCAAGAGAGGCCCACCGGCCATGGCCGACCGGACAGATTAGAGGCGAGGTGGATTCTGCCGGCAAGGCCCTCTTCCTTTTCTCATGTTCTGCGTGATCTGAGGCGGGAGGCGCTGAATCCTTCCCGATtggccttcttcctcctcgatTTGGCCCTTCTTTCCGGCCTCCGCTCATCTCCGGCCCGTTATCGTTCGGTTCCCGTGACCCGTCCACCCATGGAAGACCGCGGCCCCGCATCCTCTGAACGTCGCAGTTCTTCTCCATGAAGACTGTGCCCTTCATAGTCCGACGGGGCTTCGTGCTCTTCCTGCACgaggaaaatagcatatggtgtcgTCCATGGCGCCGTCGCTAACTCTAGCACGTCAGAGATGACGGGCCACCTGACAACGAGCTCAATTGCtctgaacttcagcctgcattgctTGGACCTTTTTATTCAGATGTCCAATTCTTATTTTCTGATGTGTTGTGTGAAGGTTTATGGCGAGGAGAGGAGAAGTGGTCGTTCGGGTTCTGCGAGAATGGCATGTGTGCAGGTAACTCGGAAATTCCGGATTTCGGTATTCTATTTACAtccgagaggaggagaagaagtgtTGCACGGTCATACTTTATTTCAGAGTTAATATTCCATAATTGTATGATGAATTGAACCTGAACATTGAAAGTGGCACTTGCAAAACACAAATTTTCAGTTTTGATTGATACTTTATGAAAGAATATGTTGGCGGACATGGCAATACAGTTTCATATCGAAAACCACTCCAATTGAAGTATCTGTGGTAAGAATATACTAACTGTCTGGGCCTCTGGATGTAGTTAGCCTCATCTGTAATATATTTGCGCTTCATACATATACTAACTAAATGTTGCACGGTTGATCTAAAAAAAGTAGCACTACTGATCTACTGTATGTAAGTATTGCAGGTTCATGTACACTATTGTTTGATAAATTGGTGGCAAATAGCTGTGTGAGCTTCATTTGGTCAGGTATTTTTTGATATCCTACTTTCATCTGGTATAACTGCATGGGCTGTAATTGTTTACTGCATTTTGCATGACATACTTTATTACTGTATCGTATATATTACTTGTATTTTTTGTGTTTTCTTATTGCTTCTTTGCTACTGATTTCGCCACAACAAATTTTATTTTGTTCTCTGGCGCAAAACCTTTACTTGACCTGATTTGTCAAGCTATCCAGCTATTGTcttatatattactccctccgtcccataatataagaacctttttcacactagtgtagtgttaaaaacgttcttatattttgggacagagggaatatAACACAAAATGCCATGTTAGAATGACCCTTGATTTCATCAGACCCGGATGGTTTTAGTTTGTCATGATGGTTGGCGAAGTAGCTTCTGACCAAGCTATACTATGATGATGAGTAAAGTCAACATTTTTGTTGTTGCAAGGATCACAGAGAAAGAAATCACTATTCAATAGACAGTTGATTGATCTTCTGTAGCATCTTTCTTATAAATTAGTTTTGTTCATAGCCAGTTCCTCTTTCCAGGTTGTTTCGACTGCATGATGCATGAGACATGGATTCCTAAGGATTGTTCAAGTGCATTCAGTGTTAACGGATGGAACACAGATTAGCCTTGGCCACAATGAGCAGGTGAGTCTTATCATCTTGCATCTTCGTTACATCTCATGCATCactctcttttttatttccttgTCTCCTCTGATTTCTTAGAAAAGAACCACATGTTGTTACTTGAAAGAGGCAAAGGTCTCAAAGATCTCAAAGTTCCTTCTTCATTTTTGAGGTTGGCAGTCCTAAACTTCACACAAGTATGTTCTCTTGTGTCCACAGAAGGAGTACAATATGGGTGACTGCAGGTACGTCCCCAGGGACACCGCTACGTCACTGTTGAAGGAATCACAGTTGTGCTGGAAGGTCCTGCCTTCCTGCTTGCTGTGTTTGCCTTCTCATCTTATTTTATGATCGTTTatgtgaagaagcagcagca
This portion of the Triticum dicoccoides isolate Atlit2015 ecotype Zavitan chromosome 7A, WEW_v2.0, whole genome shotgun sequence genome encodes:
- the LOC119327885 gene encoding citrate-binding protein-like — encoded protein: MASLTSPWLVLLVGMGCTFLAAASGGSRNPTAGFEKVELTDGDFQVQSPSNVPESQRFQYHNGVRTFWVHRNDKPINTATHTNPRSEVKLRGHDYSSGVWQFEGYGYVPSGTSGASVMQIHNQEGAAHSTILMLHVYNGVLRFYSGTVVEPDIYNRWFRLNVVHDVRASTVAVYIDGKHKFGTSVTPSESYYFKFGVYMQHHDQSSCMESRWTNVTLYTKH